Proteins encoded within one genomic window of Calonectris borealis chromosome 1, bCalBor7.hap1.2, whole genome shotgun sequence:
- the LOC142086619 gene encoding extracellular serine/threonine protein kinase FAM20C-like codes for MRCRLRTLFQRKFKVSLLFLLLLALLVHLAMDLALPAALRPCGCDAKAPKASGVPSGSPVLASPKKLSLRILQDFSGSNGSLEKSSQLQGAEPHARAGEPGLRHQRGEENAGWTEGSKLAALFKHPLYNIPIPEVTEKDKLFVVNPMEKFSLRSSGSDEWVSSSKAETLLPTGKTAYDTYPAWLKFHIGINRYELYPRQDPLMPTLLRDLATQRIVSSVQKSGGTQLKLIMTFPNYGQALFKPMKQTRDQETPIDFFYFSDFERHNAEIAAFHLDRILDFRRIPPVSGRLVNITKEIRDITTDKKLAKTFFISPAGNVCFYGECSYYCSTEHALCGKPDRLEGSMAALLPDKTLAKRRSWRSPWRRSYHKSKKAEWELNPNYCAQVRETPPYNRGHRLLDLIDMTVLDFLMGNMDRHHYETFEKFGNDTFLLHLDNGRGFGTHSRDEPSILAPLRQCCSIKKSTYLRLQLLATQPYRLSDLLREALAADPLAPILAEPHLRALDRRLGKVLAAVGRCLAGAARPDEVLVDDVGSRV; via the exons ATGCGGTGCCGGCTGCGAAcacttttccaaaggaaatttaaagtcagcctcctctttctcctgctcttggCCCTCCTGGTGCACCTGGCGATGGATTTggctctccccgcagccctcAGGCCCTGTGGCTGTGATGCGAAAGCACCGAAAGCCTCGGGTGTCCCATCAGGCAGCCCCGTGCTGGCCAGCCCCAAAAAGCTGAGCCTGCGAATCCTTCAGGATTTCAGTGGCAGCAATGGCTCCTTGGAGAAAAGCTCCCAGCTGCAGGGAGCGGAGCCGCACGCAAGGGCTGGAGAGCCGGGGCTCCGGCACCAGCGCGGAGAGGAGAATGCGGGGTGGACCGAGGGATCAAAGCTGGCGGCACTCTTCAAGCATCCTCTTTACAACATCCCAATCCCGGAGGTGACAGAGAAAGACAAGCTGTTTGTCGTCAACCCCATGGAGAAGTTCAGCCTGCGCAGCAGCGGGAGTGACGAATG GGTCAGCAGCAGTAAAGCCGAGACGCTCCTCCCGACAGGGAAGACGGCCTACGACACCTACCCTGCCTGGCTTAAATTCCACATCGGCATCAACCGCTACGAGCTGTACCCCCGCCAGGACCCCCTGATGCCCACCCTTCTCCGGGACTTGGCCACGCAGAGGATCGTCAGCTCGG TCCAGAAGTCCGGTGGGACGCAGCTGAAGCTCATCATGACATTTCCGAATTACGGGCAGGCCCTCTTCAAGCCCATGAA gcagACCCGGGACCAGGAGACCCCCATCGACTTCTTCTACTTCTCGGACTTTGAGCGGCACAATGCAGAGATTGCAGCCTTCCACCTGGACAG GATCCTGGATTTCCGGCGAATCCCCCCAGTTTCTGGCCGTTTGGTCAATATAACGAAGGAGATTCGTGACATCACCACGGACAAGAAACTGGCCAAGACTTTCTTCATCTCCCCAG CGGGCAACGTCTGCTTCTACGGGGAGTGCTCCTACTACTGCTCCACCGAGCACGCCCTCTGCGGCAAGCCGGACCGGCTGGAGGGCTCCATGGCCGCCCTGCTGCCCGACAAGACCTTGGCCAAGCGCCGCTCCTGGCGCAGCCCCTGGCGCCGCTCCTACCACAAGAGCAAGAAGGCTGA GTGGGAGCTGAACCCCAATTACTGCGCTCAGGTGCGAGAGACGCCGCCTTACAACAGGGGCCATCGCCTCCTCGACCTCATCGACATGACGGTCCTCGATTTCCTTATGG GCAACATGGACCGGCACCACTACGAGACCTTCGAGAAATTTGGGAACGACACCTTCCTGCTTCACCTGGACAACGGTCGCGG CTTCGGCACGCACTCACGCGACGAACCGTCCATCCTGGCCCCCCTCCGGCAATGCTGCAG CATCAAGAAGTCGACCTACCTGCGGCTGCAGCTGCTGGCCACCCAGCCCTACCGCCTGAGTGACCTGCTGCGGGAGGCGCTGGCCGCCGACCCCCTGGCCCCCATCCTGGCCGAGCCCCACCTGCGAGCGCTGGACCGACGCCTGGGGAAGGTGCTGGCAGCGGTGGGACGCTGCCTGGCTGGAGCAGCCCGCCCGGATGAGGTGCTGGTGGATGATGTGGGGTCACGGGTGTGA